One Chromatiales bacterium genomic region harbors:
- the mrcB gene encoding penicillin-binding protein 1B, which yields MARRSRRPRRNLRQYLSRRVIFTLAGLALLAVLALATWVWLLDRQIVQQFEGRRWDLPAQVYARPLELYAGQRLSAEELQRELTALGYAATPAVRTQGTFARLSGRIVLMTRPFQFWDGAQPAQKATISFGAGGIVALTDERGSELSLLRLDPPFIGNIFTAHGEDRIVLGPDQVPELLLASLKIVEDRDFDKHGGISLRAIARAMWANIRAGGIEQGGSTLTQQLVRSYFLDNSRTLTRKLREALMSMLLELHFDKPDLLNAYVNEIYLGQAGDRAIHGFGLASQFYFGKPLTELEPQETALLVAIVRGPSWYDPRRHPERTRKRRDMVLDLMAQFGLISEAAAGKARQRDLGVRGKATTFASYNPTFMDLVRRELHADYKEDDLLSAGLRIMTTLDPRIQALAEQRLKEGLDELEISRKRKPGSLDGAIVVTGTQTPDVLAIVGGRNARMQGFNRALDAKRPIGSLVKPVVYLAGFESGRYTAATQLEDAPLNIRLDTGKIWSPQNYDHQYRGPVPAIRALAESLNTPTVRIGMDVGPKKVAGLLKSLGMSKAPPPLPSLLLGAVDLSPMEVAQVYNSLGNGGFHAPLKAVRAVLDVDGKPLERYQLKIDRAADPSAVAQLTTSMLQVVDRGTARGARRWLPPGLAVAGKTGTSDDLRDSWFAGFTNDHVVVVWVGADDNTPTGLSGASGALPIWARLVAGFGDLGYEALPTEDLADVSFDYATGMMSRADCGDLVTVPLPAGTVLPAKPDCLPESDNLTRRGIEWLKGLLN from the coding sequence TTGGCCCGACGGTCCCGACGCCCCCGGCGAAACCTGCGCCAGTATCTGAGCCGGCGCGTGATCTTCACGCTCGCCGGCCTGGCGCTGCTTGCGGTATTGGCGCTGGCGACCTGGGTCTGGCTGCTCGACCGGCAGATCGTGCAGCAGTTCGAGGGTCGGCGCTGGGATCTGCCGGCACAGGTCTATGCGCGACCGCTCGAACTCTATGCCGGACAGCGGCTCAGCGCCGAAGAATTGCAGCGCGAACTCACCGCGCTCGGCTACGCGGCAACACCGGCCGTAAGAACGCAGGGCACCTTTGCACGCCTGAGCGGCCGGATCGTACTCATGACCCGCCCCTTCCAGTTCTGGGACGGCGCACAGCCGGCACAGAAGGCCACGATCAGCTTCGGCGCCGGCGGCATCGTCGCGCTGACCGACGAACGAGGCAGTGAGCTGTCGCTGCTGCGCCTCGACCCGCCCTTCATCGGCAATATCTTCACCGCACATGGCGAGGACCGGATCGTGCTGGGTCCGGACCAGGTCCCCGAGCTGCTGCTCGCCTCACTCAAGATCGTCGAGGACCGCGATTTCGACAAGCACGGCGGCATTTCACTGCGCGCCATCGCTCGCGCGATGTGGGCCAATATCCGCGCCGGGGGTATCGAACAGGGCGGCAGCACGCTGACCCAGCAGCTGGTACGCAGCTACTTCCTGGACAACAGCCGCACGCTGACCCGCAAGCTGCGCGAAGCCCTGATGTCGATGCTTCTGGAACTGCACTTCGACAAGCCCGATCTGCTCAACGCCTACGTCAACGAGATCTATCTGGGCCAGGCGGGCGACCGCGCGATTCACGGCTTCGGACTGGCCAGCCAGTTCTACTTCGGCAAGCCGCTGACCGAGCTCGAACCGCAGGAAACGGCATTGCTCGTCGCGATCGTTCGTGGTCCATCCTGGTACGACCCGCGACGCCATCCGGAGCGCACGCGCAAGCGCCGCGACATGGTGCTGGACCTGATGGCACAGTTCGGCCTCATTTCGGAAGCTGCGGCCGGCAAGGCCAGACAGCGCGACCTTGGCGTACGCGGGAAAGCCACGACCTTCGCGAGCTACAACCCGACCTTCATGGATCTGGTGCGCCGCGAGCTGCACGCCGACTACAAGGAAGATGATCTGCTGAGCGCCGGGCTGCGCATCATGACAACGCTGGATCCGCGCATTCAGGCGCTGGCCGAACAACGCCTGAAGGAAGGCCTCGACGAGCTGGAGATCAGCCGCAAGCGCAAGCCTGGCTCACTGGACGGCGCGATCGTGGTCACCGGCACCCAGACTCCCGACGTGCTGGCGATCGTCGGGGGCCGCAATGCGCGCATGCAGGGCTTCAACCGGGCACTCGATGCGAAGCGACCGATCGGTTCGCTGGTCAAGCCGGTGGTCTATCTCGCCGGCTTCGAGTCCGGGCGATACACGGCTGCCACACAGCTCGAGGATGCGCCGCTCAACATCCGCCTCGATACCGGCAAGATCTGGAGCCCGCAAAACTACGATCACCAGTATCGCGGCCCGGTGCCGGCAATTCGGGCGCTCGCGGAGTCACTCAATACACCCACCGTGCGCATCGGCATGGATGTGGGCCCCAAAAAAGTCGCCGGCCTGCTCAAGTCGCTGGGCATGAGCAAGGCGCCACCTCCGCTGCCATCCCTGTTACTGGGTGCGGTCGATCTCTCGCCGATGGAAGTCGCGCAGGTGTACAACAGCCTGGGCAATGGCGGATTTCACGCGCCGCTGAAGGCGGTGCGCGCGGTACTCGATGTGGACGGCAAGCCGCTCGAGCGCTACCAGCTCAAGATTGACCGGGCGGCCGATCCCTCGGCCGTGGCACAACTGACGACCAGCATGCTGCAGGTGGTGGATCGCGGTACCGCCCGCGGGGCGAGACGCTGGTTGCCACCCGGCCTGGCCGTTGCCGGAAAGACGGGTACTTCGGACGATCTGCGCGACAGCTGGTTTGCCGGTTTCACCAATGACCATGTCGTTGTCGTCTGGGTCGGTGCGGATGACAACACGCCGACCGGACTCAGCGGCGCCTCCGGCGCACTCCCCATCTGGGCACGGCTGGTGGCCGGCTTCGGCGACCTCGGCTACGAGGCCTTGCCGACCGAGGATCTCGCCGATGTGTCTTTCGACTATGCAACTGGCATGATGTCGCGCGCTGACTGCGGCGATCTGGTTACCGTGCCGCTGCCTGCCGGGACGGTCCTGCCCGCGAAGCCGGACTGCCTGCCCGAATCGGATAATCTCACCAGGCGTGGCATCGAATGGCTGAAGGGTCTGCTCAACTGA
- a CDS encoding VOC family protein, with amino-acid sequence MLQGFHHAAISTPDLARALRFYQGVLGCETVREFGWPAGVAAADALTGLKDSAARAVLLKLGDSFLEIFEFSSPVPRRADPDRPACDHGITHICLEVKDCQHEYERLRAAGMRFHAPPQAQDGGFVCYGRDPDGNIIELLEFV; translated from the coding sequence ATGCTGCAAGGCTTCCACCATGCCGCAATTTCCACACCCGACCTGGCGCGTGCGCTGCGCTTCTATCAGGGCGTACTCGGCTGCGAAACCGTTCGCGAGTTTGGCTGGCCGGCAGGCGTCGCGGCCGCCGACGCGCTTACGGGCCTCAAGGATTCAGCGGCCCGCGCGGTACTGCTGAAGCTCGGTGACAGTTTCCTGGAGATCTTCGAGTTCAGTTCACCGGTGCCGCGGCGGGCCGATCCCGACCGGCCCGCATGCGACCACGGCATCACGCATATCTGCCTCGAAGTGAAGGACTGTCAGCACGAATACGAACGGCTGCGTGCAGCCGGCATGCGCTTTCATGCGCCGCCGCAGGCGCAGGACGGCGGCTTCGTCTGCTATGGACGCGACCCGGACGGCAACATCATCGAGCTGCTGGAGTTTGTCTGA
- a CDS encoding LemA family protein — MKRMLLALVTTLGALLLSGCGYNALQSGDEAVKAAWAEVLNQYQRRADLIPNLVRTVEGFAQQERDVLIQVTEARSRVGSIQATPETLDDPQAFQNFQAAQGELSSALSRLLVVVERYPELKSDQNFRDLQAQLEGTENRITVARNRFIEATREYNTLVRSFPSNLTAMLFGHKVKPGFTVSNEAEISKPPEVNFDRKD, encoded by the coding sequence ATGAAAAGGATGCTGCTTGCCCTCGTGACTACCCTGGGCGCGCTGCTGTTGTCGGGTTGCGGCTACAACGCGCTCCAGAGCGGAGACGAAGCAGTCAAGGCGGCCTGGGCGGAGGTGCTTAACCAGTATCAGCGCCGTGCCGACCTGATCCCGAACCTCGTCCGTACCGTGGAGGGCTTTGCGCAGCAGGAGCGTGATGTGCTGATCCAGGTGACCGAAGCGCGCTCCCGCGTGGGATCCATACAGGCCACGCCCGAAACGCTCGATGATCCGCAGGCCTTTCAGAACTTCCAGGCTGCACAGGGCGAGTTGAGCAGCGCGCTGTCCCGGCTGCTCGTGGTGGTGGAGCGCTATCCGGAGCTGAAGTCCGACCAGAACTTTCGCGACCTGCAGGCGCAGCTCGAGGGTACGGAAAACCGCATTACCGTGGCGCGCAACCGCTTCATCGAGGCGACCCGCGAGTACAACACCCTGGTCCGCTCCTTCCCGAGCAATCTGACCGCGATGCTGTTTGGTCACAAGGTCAAACCTGGTTTTACAGTCAGCAATGAGGCGGAGATCAGCAAGCCGCCCGAAGTGAATTTTGACCGGAAAGACTGA
- a CDS encoding YgcG family protein has protein sequence MTAMSGGLRGLVAVLLLAAQCVSAAVLPVPAPAGRVVDATGTLSVGERSALEAKLAELEARKGAQIVVLLVPTTRPEAIEQFSMRVVEAWKPGRKGIDDGVLLLVATEDREVRIEVGYGLEGAIPDAAANRIIDEFIVPSFRQGDFAGGIEAGVDRLIGLIDGEALPEPARSGSPATGFDKVLPIALFVSIVAGAILRRVLGQLPGAAVTGLLVSGLTWLLVGAIGLALLMGLIGFMLGLAPAGRAGRWASHPRGGFGGGSFGGGGFRGGGGGFGGGGASGRW, from the coding sequence ATGACTGCAATGTCAGGTGGTCTGCGTGGCCTGGTCGCCGTGTTGCTGCTGGCAGCACAGTGCGTATCTGCAGCGGTACTGCCGGTACCCGCGCCTGCCGGTCGCGTCGTTGACGCCACCGGCACGCTGTCCGTCGGGGAGCGATCCGCGCTGGAAGCGAAACTCGCAGAGCTCGAAGCGCGAAAGGGTGCCCAGATCGTCGTTCTGCTCGTGCCGACCACCCGGCCGGAAGCGATAGAGCAGTTCTCGATGCGCGTCGTCGAAGCCTGGAAGCCGGGACGCAAAGGCATTGATGACGGCGTGTTGCTGCTCGTGGCCACGGAAGACCGTGAGGTCCGCATCGAGGTCGGCTACGGTCTGGAAGGGGCGATTCCGGATGCGGCCGCCAACCGGATCATCGACGAGTTCATCGTTCCATCCTTCCGGCAGGGCGATTTTGCCGGCGGCATCGAAGCAGGTGTCGATCGGCTGATCGGTCTCATCGACGGCGAAGCGCTGCCGGAGCCCGCCCGGAGCGGAAGTCCGGCGACCGGTTTTGACAAGGTTCTGCCCATCGCCCTGTTCGTGAGCATCGTGGCGGGCGCAATCCTGCGCCGTGTGCTTGGCCAGTTGCCGGGGGCCGCGGTGACTGGTCTGCTGGTCAGCGGACTCACCTGGTTGCTGGTCGGTGCAATCGGGCTGGCGCTGCTCATGGGGCTTATCGGTTTCATGCTTGGTCTCGCGCCAGCCGGCCGCGCCGGGCGCTGGGCAAGTCATCCGCGCGGAGGGTTCGGCGGCGGCAGTTTTGGCGGCGGAGGCTTCCGCGGTGGTGGTGGCGGATTCGGAGGCGGCGGCGCCTCGGGCCGCTGGTAG
- a CDS encoding TPM domain-containing protein, translating into MLRRWFSHFTTTHFTLRRCFPAELMNAIDAAITASEQSHRAEIRFAIETALPLGHLWRGVSCKERAREIFSRLGMADTAAHNGILVYVLLAERDIEIVADHGFDGKVAERVWDDICSSIAAAFRNAEYGRGSIQAIGRLSELAVVHFPPGPDNRDELPNRPVVL; encoded by the coding sequence ATGTTGCGACGCTGGTTCAGTCATTTCACGACCACGCATTTCACGCTGCGGCGCTGTTTCCCCGCCGAGCTGATGAATGCCATCGACGCGGCGATCACCGCATCCGAGCAGTCGCATCGGGCGGAAATCCGTTTCGCAATCGAGACCGCATTGCCTCTGGGTCATCTGTGGCGGGGCGTCAGCTGCAAGGAGCGCGCCCGGGAGATATTCAGCCGGCTGGGCATGGCTGACACTGCAGCCCACAACGGGATACTTGTCTATGTGCTGCTGGCTGAACGCGATATCGAGATCGTTGCCGACCATGGTTTTGACGGCAAGGTCGCGGAGCGGGTCTGGGACGATATCTGCAGCTCGATTGCGGCCGCATTCCGCAACGCCGAGTATGGTCGCGGTTCAATACAGGCGATCGGGCGTCTGAGTGAACTGGCGGTCGTGCATTTCCCGCCCGGCCCGGATAACCGCGACGAATTGCCGAACCGCCCGGTAGTGCTGTGA
- a CDS encoding phospholipase D family protein, producing the protein MRFGTKTLTDIRGIWATGCSIRQQVLPMVWLMALLFAGSTAVPVCAADESPLAQAIMAASAEHPATSGLLLVDTGSEALSERDALIDAAVRTIDAQYYIWNADASGRYLAARLLAAADRGVRVRILLDDINAAGRDAVLSALAEHPRVEVRIYNPATSRSGIGRLFDFARDFIRLNRRMHNKSFTVDGAVTIVGGRNIGNEYFDLDPVKNFRDREILVVGPVVADVAAGFEAFWMSPWTALASSLAGDALSPEQRAAAHDQLGAAAPELRALGYAPRAARADAGRYATGLLSRLLWAPAQLVLDMPPDREAMDDASRPQAVAQALERLTMSAQREILLESAYLILNDGSLSEWAELTVRGVSIRALTNSLASNDLVTNHSGYARHRKAMLESGMKLFELRPDAGACQRLIAATGGCTEGREFSLHSKSLVLDRRIVYVGSFNINLRSTYLNSETALIIDSPVLARQIAESIEELMAPDSSWQVLRSASGGLEWRTETASGPVLATHEPMTGFWRRVESRVYRLFPMEKYL; encoded by the coding sequence ATGCGTTTCGGCACCAAGACTCTAACCGATATTCGCGGCATATGGGCGACCGGATGCAGCATCCGGCAGCAAGTCCTGCCCATGGTCTGGTTGATGGCGCTGCTGTTCGCGGGATCGACTGCGGTTCCGGTCTGTGCGGCAGACGAGTCGCCGCTCGCACAGGCAATCATGGCGGCCTCGGCAGAACATCCCGCTACCTCCGGTCTGCTGCTGGTGGATACCGGCAGCGAGGCCCTGTCCGAGCGCGACGCCCTGATCGATGCTGCGGTCCGGACCATCGACGCCCAGTACTACATCTGGAATGCAGATGCTTCCGGGCGCTATCTGGCGGCGCGGTTGCTGGCTGCCGCTGACCGCGGCGTCCGGGTGCGGATTCTGCTCGATGACATCAACGCCGCCGGTCGCGATGCCGTGCTGAGCGCCCTGGCTGAGCATCCGCGCGTGGAAGTCCGTATCTATAACCCGGCGACTTCCCGTTCCGGAATCGGCCGCCTGTTCGACTTCGCGCGCGACTTCATCCGCCTCAACCGGCGCATGCACAACAAGTCCTTTACCGTAGACGGCGCGGTCACCATCGTCGGCGGCCGGAATATCGGCAACGAATACTTCGATCTTGATCCGGTGAAGAATTTCCGCGACCGGGAAATCCTCGTGGTGGGACCCGTGGTTGCCGACGTGGCCGCCGGTTTCGAGGCCTTCTGGATGAGTCCGTGGACCGCGCTCGCCAGTTCGCTGGCCGGCGATGCCCTGAGTCCGGAGCAGCGTGCTGCCGCGCATGACCAGCTCGGGGCCGCTGCGCCCGAGTTGCGGGCGCTCGGGTATGCGCCGCGCGCGGCACGGGCGGATGCCGGCAGGTACGCGACGGGCTTGCTGTCGCGCCTGCTGTGGGCGCCAGCGCAACTGGTGCTGGACATGCCGCCGGACCGGGAAGCGATGGACGATGCCTCGCGACCGCAGGCCGTGGCGCAGGCGCTGGAGCGCCTGACGATGTCCGCACAGCGGGAGATCCTGCTGGAGTCGGCCTATCTGATCCTCAACGACGGGTCCCTTTCCGAATGGGCAGAACTGACGGTGCGCGGCGTCAGTATCCGCGCGTTGACCAATTCACTGGCATCAAACGACCTGGTCACCAACCACTCAGGCTATGCACGGCATCGCAAGGCCATGCTTGAAAGCGGCATGAAGCTTTTCGAGCTGCGGCCCGATGCGGGTGCCTGTCAGCGCTTGATCGCAGCCACCGGTGGCTGCACGGAGGGGCGGGAGTTTTCCCTCCATTCGAAGTCGCTGGTGCTTGATCGTCGCATCGTCTATGTGGGCTCATTCAATATCAATCTGCGCTCTACCTACCTCAATTCGGAAACCGCGCTGATCATCGACAGCCCGGTACTTGCCAGACAGATTGCCGAGTCCATCGAAGAGCTGATGGCGCCGGACAGCAGCTGGCAGGTGCTGCGCTCCGCGTCGGGTGGTCTCGAATGGCGCACGGAAACAGCCTCGGGGCCAGTGCTTGCAACGCACGAACCGATGACGGGATTCTGGCGTCGTGTCGAGTCGCGGGTCTATCGCCTGTTCCCGATGGAAAAATACCTCTAG
- a CDS encoding Crp/Fnr family transcriptional regulator, whose amino-acid sequence MARSASPVDATAGLALVTRLRQFIDLTPAEIASLQSLSRPLRRAQPHEDLITHGHASSTAVLMHQGWAIRHRALEDGRRQVLDFVVPGDFCDPSVFVTPVAGFSLTTITCCTWTPVAGSALLDLIAGSPRIGAMLWWLEAQEESLLRDHLFAIGRMNARERLAGLICELWTRMKNVELDIADGFEWPVNQEVIADATGLSVVHVNRTLRRLEHEGIIRRSGRIYHIRNPERLRQIAHAAKAGIGPTHLDPEIAARLRRSH is encoded by the coding sequence TTGGCACGAAGCGCATCGCCCGTTGACGCCACCGCCGGATTGGCACTGGTCACCCGGCTGCGGCAGTTTATCGACCTCACCCCGGCCGAGATCGCCAGCCTGCAGTCGCTCTCCCGGCCGCTACGCAGGGCGCAACCGCATGAAGACCTGATTACTCATGGTCACGCAAGCAGCACTGCGGTACTGATGCACCAGGGCTGGGCCATCCGTCATCGAGCCCTCGAAGATGGCCGACGCCAGGTTCTCGACTTTGTCGTTCCCGGCGATTTCTGCGACCCGAGTGTATTCGTCACACCGGTGGCAGGGTTCAGCCTGACCACCATCACCTGCTGCACATGGACTCCGGTTGCCGGCAGCGCCCTGCTGGACCTGATCGCCGGTTCACCGCGCATCGGCGCGATGCTGTGGTGGCTCGAAGCACAGGAGGAGTCACTGCTGCGGGATCACCTTTTCGCAATCGGCCGGATGAATGCACGGGAGCGGCTGGCAGGGCTGATCTGCGAACTCTGGACGCGCATGAAGAACGTCGAACTGGATATTGCCGACGGATTCGAATGGCCCGTCAACCAGGAAGTGATCGCCGATGCGACCGGACTCAGCGTGGTACACGTCAACCGCACCCTGCGTCGGCTGGAACATGAAGGCATCATCCGGCGCAGCGGCCGCATCTACCATATCCGGAACCCCGAGCGTCTCCGGCAAATCGCGCACGCTGCGAAAGCGGGTATCGGGCCAACACATCTTGATCCCGAAATCGCCGCGCGCCTGCGCCGCTCGCACTAG
- a CDS encoding DUF2934 domain-containing protein → MTTAEVVGGAPARTDPGRVAAQKSPAATRQANKKSAEPAPCISPEERFQMISEAAYFRAEQRGFLVGDDLADWLAAEAEVDALLLGDEAIQSSR, encoded by the coding sequence ATGACGACCGCAGAAGTTGTCGGCGGCGCACCCGCCCGGACTGACCCGGGCCGGGTTGCCGCACAGAAGAGCCCGGCTGCCACCCGCCAGGCCAACAAAAAGTCAGCAGAACCAGCGCCTTGCATCAGTCCTGAAGAACGATTCCAGATGATTTCGGAAGCCGCCTATTTCAGGGCGGAACAGCGCGGCTTCCTGGTCGGCGACGATCTGGCTGACTGGCTGGCTGCCGAGGCGGAGGTCGATGCCCTGCTGCTGGGCGACGAGGCAATTCAGTCGAGCAGGTGA
- a CDS encoding DUF1015 domain-containing protein, with product MSALIRPFRALRPVPEQAAAVAAPPYDVLDTGEARARAAGRPFSFLHISKPEIDLPEGTDPYAPEVYAKGTENLHRLIDSGVLIRDRKPCYYIYRLRMGDHVQTGIACTGSVAEYDRNRIRKHEFTRPDKEDDRVRQISALNAQTGPVLLAYRANAALGTIIASATEGVPAYDVVADDGVGHTLWVLDDELTIRRITQIVAAMPALYIADGHHRSASASRVAAQRAAANPRHGGDEDYNYFLCVAFPHDEMRIFDYNRLVRDLHDQSPKAFLARVGKQFAVTPVDRQARPTRAGQFGLYLDKRWYQLDIKPQLIPADPVASLDVSLLQDQLLAPVLGIGDPRRDKRIDFVGGIRGLSELERRVDSGEMAVAFALFPTSLEALMAVADAGQVMPPKSTWFEPKLADGLLSHLLD from the coding sequence ATGTCTGCACTCATCCGCCCGTTCCGGGCACTGCGTCCGGTGCCGGAACAGGCAGCGGCCGTCGCTGCCCCGCCCTACGATGTACTCGATACCGGCGAGGCACGCGCACGAGCGGCCGGCCGGCCGTTCAGCTTTCTGCACATTTCAAAGCCCGAGATCGACCTGCCTGAAGGCACCGATCCGTACGCACCCGAGGTCTATGCCAAGGGCACTGAAAATCTGCACAGGCTCATCGACTCGGGCGTACTCATCCGCGATCGAAAACCCTGCTACTACATCTACCGGCTGCGTATGGGCGATCACGTGCAGACGGGCATCGCCTGCACCGGCAGCGTCGCCGAATACGACCGCAACCGTATCCGCAAACACGAGTTCACGCGCCCGGACAAGGAAGACGACCGGGTGCGCCAGATCAGCGCGCTTAATGCACAGACCGGACCAGTGCTGCTGGCCTATCGCGCCAATGCCGCACTCGGCACGATCATTGCCAGCGCCACGGAAGGCGTACCGGCTTACGATGTGGTGGCGGATGACGGCGTGGGGCACACGTTATGGGTGCTGGACGACGAGCTGACGATCCGGCGCATCACACAGATCGTGGCGGCAATGCCGGCCCTCTATATCGCCGACGGTCATCATCGCTCGGCATCGGCATCGCGCGTCGCCGCACAACGCGCCGCCGCCAACCCCCGTCATGGCGGCGATGAGGACTACAACTACTTCCTGTGCGTCGCGTTTCCACACGACGAAATGCGCATCTTCGACTACAACCGGCTGGTCAGGGACCTGCACGACCAGAGCCCGAAGGCGTTCCTCGCCCGCGTCGGCAAACAGTTCGCCGTCACGCCCGTCGACCGGCAGGCGCGGCCGACGCGTGCCGGACAGTTTGGCCTTTATCTGGACAAGCGCTGGTACCAGCTCGATATCAAACCGCAGCTGATTCCCGCCGACCCGGTTGCCAGCCTGGATGTGAGCCTTCTGCAGGACCAGTTGCTGGCGCCCGTACTCGGCATCGGCGATCCGCGACGCGACAAGCGGATCGATTTCGTCGGCGGCATCCGCGGTCTTTCAGAACTCGAACGTCGGGTCGACAGCGGCGAGATGGCCGTGGCCTTTGCCCTGTTCCCGACCAGCCTGGAAGCGCTGATGGCAGTGGCCGATGCCGGCCAGGTCATGCCACCAAAATCGACCTGGTTCGAACCCAAGCTGGCCGACGGCCTCCTTTCTCACCTGCTCGACTGA
- a CDS encoding FAD-dependent oxidoreductase, with amino-acid sequence MQKTSGISRRTIIKGISAVPLAAALGPVRAQNRAKVIVIGAGLSGLNAALLLEEQGIDVQVIEGRNRVGGRVLSHRNVNGNPESGGTSFGPGYARLMDACRKFKVGLIDVTPIVPFFNDRELVLDGKPIPKADWPTHPKNPFPEGMKQLPPWAYLMPIIGKNNPLKTGDAWLNPANARYDISLHDWLTSLGVSEEIIELCWNTNPNHGTTAYDVSAMMVLFGHTFAMIQAQLGGKTFGYTAVGGNQSIPEAMAGGLRKPVHFEREVVGIRTTGSGAEVHCADGTVYKADHVVCSMPMSVLRRVHIDPLIGGAQGLAINTLSSQQINIVHLSIKKPFWEEDGRNPNIFSNGLAGMVVPERKGKTPQEITSLTIWIRGRNATWMDTLEEKVAIEAIMDDFYKTRPAARGKVEVAAYKSWYHDPFSAGDWAVWAPGQVTAFAGAVGNAHGRIHFCGEHTSVSNRGMEGAMESGERAAFEVLELG; translated from the coding sequence ATGCAGAAGACCTCAGGCATCAGCCGCCGCACGATCATCAAGGGTATCAGCGCCGTACCGCTCGCTGCGGCGCTCGGGCCGGTACGGGCCCAGAACCGGGCGAAGGTCATCGTCATCGGCGCCGGTCTGTCCGGCCTGAATGCCGCGCTGCTGCTTGAGGAACAGGGTATCGACGTCCAGGTCATCGAGGGCCGGAACCGCGTCGGCGGCAGGGTTCTGTCCCACCGCAATGTCAACGGCAATCCCGAATCCGGCGGCACTTCCTTTGGCCCCGGCTACGCCCGGCTGATGGATGCCTGCAGGAAATTCAAGGTCGGACTCATCGATGTCACGCCGATCGTACCCTTCTTCAACGACCGGGAACTGGTTCTGGACGGCAAGCCGATTCCGAAGGCCGACTGGCCGACGCATCCGAAGAACCCGTTCCCGGAAGGCATGAAGCAACTGCCGCCCTGGGCCTACCTGATGCCGATCATCGGCAAGAACAACCCGCTCAAGACCGGCGATGCGTGGCTCAACCCGGCCAACGCCAGATACGACATCTCGCTGCACGACTGGCTGACCAGCCTCGGCGTCTCCGAAGAGATCATCGAGCTGTGCTGGAATACCAATCCCAATCACGGCACCACTGCCTACGATGTGTCGGCGATGATGGTGCTGTTTGGTCACACCTTCGCGATGATACAGGCGCAGCTCGGCGGCAAGACCTTCGGCTACACCGCCGTCGGCGGCAACCAGTCGATTCCGGAAGCGATGGCCGGCGGGCTCAGGAAGCCGGTGCACTTCGAACGCGAGGTCGTCGGTATCCGCACGACGGGTTCCGGTGCTGAAGTGCACTGTGCCGACGGTACCGTCTACAAGGCCGATCACGTCGTCTGCTCGATGCCCATGTCGGTGCTCCGGCGTGTGCATATCGACCCGCTGATCGGCGGTGCGCAGGGCCTCGCCATCAACACCCTCAGCTCACAACAGATCAACATCGTGCACCTCAGCATCAAGAAGCCGTTCTGGGAAGAGGATGGCCGCAATCCGAATATCTTCAGCAACGGCCTGGCTGGCATGGTGGTCCCCGAACGCAAGGGCAAGACACCACAGGAAATCACCAGTCTCACGATCTGGATCCGGGGCCGGAATGCCACCTGGATGGACACGCTCGAAGAAAAGGTTGCGATCGAGGCGATCATGGATGATTTCTACAAGACGCGGCCGGCAGCCCGGGGCAAGGTCGAAGTGGCTGCCTACAAGTCCTGGTATCACGATCCTTTCTCCGCCGGAGACTGGGCTGTCTGGGCGCCGGGGCAGGTCACCGCATTTGCCGGTGCAGTCGGCAATGCGCACGGCCGCATCCATTTCTGCGGCGAACACACGTCTGTATCGAATCGCGGCATGGAAGGCGCGATGGAGTCGGGCGAACGCGCCGCTTTCGAGGTACTGGAGCTGGGCTGA